From the Bacillus sp. FJAT-22090 genome, the window GCAATATCTAAAATGCCTTATTCAACTTAAGAGGCAGTTTAATTAAATAGGAGAAAGTGAGTTTTTTTTACACTTCACACATATTGTGAATCAAACATAAAAGGGCAATCAAAATTAGATTGCCCAAAGAATTATTATTCTTTATCTGGAAAGTTTAAGTGTAGTGGTGGAGGTATAAGCCAGCCTTTATCTTTATTTAATCGTAATAGCTTTGCTCCTAATTGGGCTTTGCTTAAATGGAATTGGCCATACATTAAAGCAATATCTTCTCTAATACACTGACCCATTGCCTGACTGCATGCGACTAAACCTGTGGCACAATCCATTGAGAGTGCAGCACTTATTTCAGGATCATTAAATCTTGCACCAGCAGGAATGTCTTCTAGTCTTGCAACTGGCCGTTCAGGTGGTGCAGGTGGTAGTCCAATTCCATTAATTTTTAGTATTACTTCAACTTGTTTATTTTCGTCTTTCATACATTGAATCGATTCTTCAATAATCTTTACTAAATCTTTATCACCAGTGTGATTAGCAAAGGTCTGATATGCAGCGATTAAACCGTTGTTTGTAGCTAGATTTGTCCATAAAGCAAATACTTCACCGTAATGTAACGGTTCGTCTTTTGGATTACCGCTTAGAACTCCCATTATTGCACTCCCTATCATTCATAATAATTTTTCATTCCAAAATATTATGTGTGTAAATTAGAAAAGTATTCATATAGGGTTTAGAATCAATACTTAAATCACAGTTCGACCAAAATGTTTCTAAAACAAAAAATACCTTTTGCATGAGTTAAAAAGTATTAGAGAAATTTTTGATAAAACCAGTTGATAATGGGAAGTGATTTCTGTCAAAAAGTTTATTTTAGCAACTTTATTTTTGGTAATCCTATTATTGTTTGCATGCCAGAGATATAAGAACGATTTAGTTTTTGTTGGCGAGGGTGAAAATTGGTCATCCAAATTATCTGTTAATCAAACTAACGGAGACGAAACATATCAAATCCAGATTTACTACAAAGGATATAGCAAACAGGATATTGAAACTTTTACTTACTATGTTGAAGCAAGGAGTAACGGAGTAATAGATTTTGGTGAGAATAATGCTTCTTTAAATAAAGAGGGCAAGTATCAAAAAGATTAACCGATTTCTAATAGCCCATCTACAAGAAGATGAGTTAGTAATAAAAGTAGAATGGAATGGAATAAGCGAAGATTTTACCTTAATAAATGAATGATTTATTACTAACGTGGTGCTTTAGATAAACAAGACCATCATTTGATAGTCTATTTTTCCGTGCTCCATTAAGTAGTTGTGTAAAAGTGTAATGAAAGAAAAATAAATTCTTGGGGAATGGCAGGAGTGTTAAATTTTAAGTATAGAAAAAAGCAAAAGGGTAGTTAGAAAGAAGACTAAAAAAGTCCAACAGTTATGTTGAACTTATTATACTTGTTACTAATTTTCAAATTGGAGGTATTCTAAAACATTTCCGAAGGGGTCTCTAAAACTAATATATTTTCCCGGAGGACAATTAGTTGGTTCATCTATAATAAAATTTACTTCTTTCTCTTTTAAGAATTTAACTTTTTCATAAATATCTTCAGTTCGCAATCCTAATACAACTCCAGAAATATCTTGATTAGAGGTTGCATTATCTTTCTCTTCTAAAACAAGTGGTAACTCTTCATGTACTAGTGATACAATCTTCGGACCATACTGTTTGTTTAATTCAAAACCTAAAGTATTAGTATAAAAGTCAATTGCTTTGATTAAATTTGGCACGTAAATGCTTATAACACAAACTTGATTTTTCATATTAGTCCTCCTATTTTCGGTATTATTAGCTATATTCTACACTATTAATAATTATCTTTTTTTAAAATAACATTTTCACTTTGTTTTTCATTAAACTAACGGATCAGGTTAATACAAGAAAAAAATTTGAATATTAATTCGAAAAATGTTGAATTTTGTATTCGAAATATGTATTGTTTAAATTAAGTCGACTAATAATCTTATGGGGGGTACTTAATTGAAGTATGTAAATTTAGATGAACCTGAATCAGTGTCAATAATAGTAGAAACATCTCCTGTTTGGGAAACTATCCTTGGGATTGCTGGTTACACCCATGGTCAAATAAGGCACACTTTTGATTTAGATCAAAGGTGGGAGTCATCAACTATGCCAAATACACTTAAAGAATCATTAAAGGAAATCCAAAAGACTAATTTCTGGTACAGCTTAATCTTGTTGCAAGACAATTATTCAGCACAAACGATAGAGGAATTTTCTAACAAGATGTTAAATATGGATAGAAGAGAGTTTTATGGAACACTACTGCCCTATAAAGACCGTAAGAGTGAAATTATTCGAAAGGAACTGATTAATAAGATAGATCAAGGCGGCAACTTTAAGGAATATGCGTCCTATTTTAAGGGTCACGATTATTTAGAAGGATATGTTCTTAATCTTGAACGGTATTCGCAAAGTGAACTTATTGAGAATTTTATTAACGTACTGAACGAATGGTTTGATTGGATATCGAAGTTTGACGAGTGGACAAAGTGGAATCGAGCAATAGAGTTTGAAGGGAAACAATATCATTCTATAGATAAAACAAAACCAATTGAGGCCATTGAAATGATTACCGGCGGAGTTGAATATTTTCCTGAACCATCAGTTTGGATGGTAAAGCTTATTCCTC encodes:
- a CDS encoding ArsR/SmtB family transcription factor → MKYVNLDEPESVSIIVETSPVWETILGIAGYTHGQIRHTFDLDQRWESSTMPNTLKESLKEIQKTNFWYSLILLQDNYSAQTIEEFSNKMLNMDRREFYGTLLPYKDRKSEIIRKELINKIDQGGNFKEYASYFKGHDYLEGYVLNLERYSQSELIENFINVLNEWFDWISKFDEWTKWNRAIEFEGKQYHSIDKTKPIEAIEMITGGVEYFPEPSVWMVKLIPQVSYRPWTLTVRTPETKLFFYPLREEYFLEPGIPPMELIRGHKALGDEVRLKILYQLTKGASSLQDLSIQFNVSKTTIHHQLSLLKAAKFVQVNKGIYTINKTHINAFPGHLSKFLGENQ
- a CDS encoding VOC family protein, whose protein sequence is MKNQVCVISIYVPNLIKAIDFYTNTLGFELNKQYGPKIVSLVHEELPLVLEEKDNATSNQDISGVVLGLRTEDIYEKVKFLKEKEVNFIIDEPTNCPPGKYISFRDPFGNVLEYLQFEN
- a CDS encoding DUF3231 family protein — encoded protein: MGVLSGNPKDEPLHYGEVFALWTNLATNNGLIAAYQTFANHTGDKDLVKIIEESIQCMKDENKQVEVILKINGIGLPPAPPERPVARLEDIPAGARFNDPEISAALSMDCATGLVACSQAMGQCIREDIALMYGQFHLSKAQLGAKLLRLNKDKGWLIPPPLHLNFPDKE